The Peribacillus simplex genome contains a region encoding:
- a CDS encoding RyR domain-containing protein, with amino-acid sequence MTYRPKPIDTSKVTLSEEILELTEHLAEHTHDIWAQQRMDQGWTYGEKRDDDKKLHPCLIPYEELPENEKIYDRNTALETLKAILALGYRIVK; translated from the coding sequence ATGACTTATCGTCCAAAACCAATAGACACTAGTAAAGTTACTTTATCGGAGGAAATACTTGAATTAACAGAGCATTTAGCAGAACATACACATGATATTTGGGCTCAGCAAAGAATGGATCAAGGCTGGACTTATGGTGAAAAAAGAGATGACGATAAAAAGCTTCACCCGTGCTTAATACCATATGAAGAACTGCCGGAGAATGAAAAGATTTATGACCGAAATACTGCATTAGAAACATTAAAAGCAATATTAGCTCTGGGATATCGGATTGTAAAATAA
- a CDS encoding AbrB/MazE/SpoVT family DNA-binding domain-containing protein produces MAIRKLTKVGNSLGITFPVEMLKTANLAFGDELEVEFKGEEIILRKNKNVKLPKGVDAEFMEMLADVIKEHDEAFKGLVDR; encoded by the coding sequence ATGGCTATTAGGAAATTAACCAAAGTTGGCAATAGCTTGGGTATTACGTTTCCAGTTGAAATGTTGAAAACTGCAAATTTAGCTTTCGGAGACGAATTAGAGGTTGAGTTTAAGGGTGAAGAAATCATTTTAAGGAAAAATAAAAACGTAAAATTACCTAAAGGTGTAGACGCAGAATTTATGGAAATGTTAGCAGACGTTATTAAAGAGCATGACGAAGCATTCAAGGGTTTGGTGGATAGATAA
- a CDS encoding DUF2533 family protein: MSVHKALTLHAQKQNQLFTEFSLLDQQREDYIQGAIELCKAEKDFTTDHINQITMQINVLANQRLIPTRKLVTPEMVHSMWSL; this comes from the coding sequence ATGAGTGTACATAAAGCCCTTACGTTACATGCTCAAAAACAAAATCAACTTTTTACTGAATTTTCCCTATTAGACCAACAACGTGAAGATTATATTCAAGGAGCTATAGAATTATGTAAGGCTGAAAAGGATTTTACAACAGACCATATTAATCAAATCACTATGCAAATCAATGTTCTTGCAAACCAAAGGCTAATACCTACTCGTAAATTAGTTACCCCAGAAATGGTTCATTCAATGTGGAGTCTTTAA
- a CDS encoding type II toxin-antitoxin system death-on-curing family toxin, with the protein MTFDIIYLSTNQIIAINAIQIKVYSPTEQIGVKDPGLLDSAVNRPRQTVFENDAYPSIHEKAAALFESISKNHAFHNANKRTALASLIMFLKINHYQWIMGIEEEQDFVVDVVNHKYDFKTIARIIQENIKAL; encoded by the coding sequence ATGACGTTTGATATTATCTATCTTTCCACTAATCAAATCATTGCCATCAATGCCATCCAAATAAAAGTTTATTCTCCTACTGAACAAATCGGAGTGAAAGATCCCGGTCTCCTTGATTCTGCAGTTAACAGACCCAGACAAACTGTTTTCGAGAATGATGCTTACCCATCTATTCATGAAAAGGCTGCAGCCTTATTCGAATCCATTTCAAAAAATCATGCGTTCCACAACGCTAACAAGAGGACAGCACTCGCTTCCCTTATTATGTTTCTGAAGATCAATCATTATCAATGGATAATGGGAATAGAGGAAGAACAGGATTTTGTTGTAGATGTCGTCAATCACAAATATGATTTTAAAACTATCGCAAGAATCATTCAAGAGAACATAAAGGCTTTATAA
- a CDS encoding DUF3995 domain-containing protein: MKLLLILVAVGLLWFISFLHIYWAFGGRWGSAAVLPVKEGEHKPAFTPRIWGTLFVAILILMASLIIVVQGGYLQGFQANSFSKIGSIVCALVFIIRAIGDFKFVGFLKKIKHSQFARYDTWFYSPLCLFFCFVYIILLF, from the coding sequence ATGAAATTACTATTAATATTAGTAGCTGTAGGGCTTCTTTGGTTTATCAGTTTTTTGCATATTTATTGGGCTTTTGGAGGTCGATGGGGTTCTGCCGCTGTTCTCCCAGTAAAAGAGGGAGAGCATAAACCTGCTTTTACTCCGAGAATATGGGGAACATTATTCGTAGCCATTCTTATTCTAATGGCTAGTCTCATTATTGTTGTTCAAGGAGGTTATTTGCAGGGGTTCCAAGCAAATAGTTTTTCTAAAATCGGAAGTATTGTTTGTGCTTTAGTTTTCATTATTAGGGCAATTGGTGATTTTAAGTTTGTTGGATTTTTAAAAAAAATTAAACATTCTCAGTTTGCTAGATACGATACTTGGTTCTATAGTCCATTATGTTTATTCTTTTGCTTTGTCTATATCATTCTATTGTTTTAA
- a CDS encoding alanine/glycine:cation symporter family protein produces the protein MQQLLHDVVGVTNEFLWSKLLVIMLVSCGMYFTFKLKFVQVRMLKEMVRVLMEGRKGSKDSVSPFQAFCIGMAARVGTGNITGIAIAIALGGPGAIFWMWIIAIISSATSFIESTLAQVYKVKDKTGFRGGPSYYMEKGLNKRWMGVLFSILITLSFGLVFNSVQSNTVTIAFENSFGTDRLTVGILMTLAFAAIIFGGVKRIAKIAEYKVMILGVLYLGMALFVVAMNITKMPEILSLIINNAFGFEQIAGGSIGAAFMNGVKRGLFSNEAGMGSAPNVAATAKTSHPVKQGLIQAFGVLTDTLIICTSTAFIILLSDAYKQPGLTGIALTQTSLSEHIGSWASGCLAIFVFLFAFGSLIGNYYYGETNIRFLHSSKVWLILYRIGAFAMIVFGSIAKVELVWDLADLFMGLMVIVNLIAVFLLSKVAFAALSDYMKQKKAGQDPVFYKDSIKGLENLECWEHSQDASTLKKKNAM, from the coding sequence ATGCAACAATTATTACATGATGTTGTTGGCGTAACAAATGAATTCCTTTGGTCAAAATTATTAGTTATTATGCTTGTTTCTTGTGGGATGTATTTCACATTTAAATTGAAATTTGTACAGGTTCGAATGCTAAAGGAAATGGTCCGTGTTTTAATGGAAGGAAGAAAGGGTTCTAAAGACAGCGTTTCCCCCTTTCAAGCTTTCTGTATTGGTATGGCCGCTCGCGTTGGAACAGGTAATATCACAGGAATTGCGATTGCGATTGCATTAGGCGGTCCTGGAGCAATATTCTGGATGTGGATTATTGCTATTATTAGCTCAGCAACCAGCTTTATTGAAAGTACGTTAGCGCAAGTATATAAAGTAAAAGATAAGACTGGTTTCCGAGGCGGTCCATCCTATTATATGGAAAAAGGATTAAACAAACGTTGGATGGGAGTATTATTCTCCATTTTAATTACGCTTTCTTTCGGTCTTGTATTCAATTCTGTACAATCAAATACCGTTACAATTGCTTTTGAGAACTCATTTGGTACAGATCGTTTAACTGTAGGGATTCTCATGACACTTGCTTTCGCTGCGATTATCTTTGGCGGTGTAAAGCGTATTGCAAAAATTGCTGAATACAAGGTTATGATTCTAGGTGTGTTATACCTTGGAATGGCATTATTTGTCGTAGCGATGAATATAACCAAAATGCCGGAAATTCTTTCTCTTATTATTAATAACGCGTTTGGCTTTGAACAAATAGCAGGCGGTTCAATAGGCGCTGCGTTCATGAATGGAGTAAAACGTGGTTTATTCTCGAATGAAGCTGGTATGGGGAGTGCGCCAAACGTTGCCGCAACGGCAAAAACAAGTCATCCGGTGAAACAAGGACTTATTCAAGCATTTGGCGTATTAACGGATACACTGATCATCTGTACAAGCACAGCATTTATCATTTTACTTTCGGATGCTTATAAACAACCAGGGCTAACTGGCATTGCACTTACACAAACTTCATTAAGTGAACACATCGGTTCCTGGGCATCAGGTTGTCTTGCTATCTTTGTTTTCCTATTTGCATTCGGTTCGTTAATCGGTAATTATTATTATGGGGAAACTAATATTCGATTTTTACACTCAAGTAAAGTATGGTTGATTCTATATCGAATAGGCGCGTTCGCCATGATTGTATTCGGTTCGATTGCAAAGGTAGAGCTTGTATGGGATTTAGCAGATTTATTTATGGGCTTGATGGTTATCGTAAACTTAATTGCTGTTTTCTTATTATCAAAAGTAGCTTTTGCGGCATTAAGTGATTATATGAAACAGAAAAAAGCTGGTCAAGATCCTGTTTTTTATAAAGACAGCATTAAAGGTCTTGAAAATCTTGAATGTTGGGAGCACTCTCAAGATGCTTCCACTTTAAAAAAGAAAAACGCCATGTAA
- a CDS encoding tyrosine-type recombinase/integrase has translation MHELIEKRKELQSSAWKKSLSEISIHMLQERLDTAEKDGQDPFSDFNDVDMLQWFLQRREHLKQQHEKSTRTVQAYERELLQFIEQLLTYSAEIHVDLEKVVEGSLFKSLSTRHIRRYQEWLSERSPYVLTKGAYSVATLSRKTTIIKSFLTFLFESGYITEPIHEGFFKINIRKDDRPNRDLGPKEVIQLLDYFREIHHPIVFSIIHILTMTGMRNEEFTRLRVKDLQYDSITSTYFLEVLGKGNKRRQIPLKEKGMNSIRMFRSARGLDDIDAAEGEDPLFTTNTGRAYSPSYLSQYLTKAIKESGLPFLKFRSSSIGPHTFRHAFAIISHLNGVDVYQIMKSLGHEQLSTTEIYLEKVFEKERHAIHLWKSDVFGEYI, from the coding sequence ATGCATGAACTGATTGAAAAAAGGAAAGAGCTTCAGAGTAGTGCATGGAAAAAAAGTTTGTCAGAAATTTCTATTCACATGTTACAAGAACGATTAGATACAGCAGAAAAAGATGGGCAAGATCCTTTTTCAGATTTTAATGATGTAGACATGCTACAGTGGTTTCTTCAACGACGAGAGCATTTAAAACAGCAACATGAAAAGTCCACCCGCACCGTCCAAGCCTATGAGCGAGAACTTCTTCAATTTATTGAACAATTACTCACCTATTCAGCGGAAATCCATGTAGACTTGGAAAAAGTTGTGGAGGGTTCCCTCTTTAAATCTTTATCTACCCGGCACATTCGAAGGTATCAGGAATGGTTGTCAGAAAGAAGTCCCTATGTCTTAACAAAGGGAGCTTATTCCGTTGCTACCTTATCCAGAAAGACAACCATCATTAAGAGTTTTTTGACATTCCTATTCGAATCAGGTTATATCACGGAGCCCATTCATGAAGGTTTCTTTAAGATCAATATTCGTAAAGATGATCGACCAAACCGTGATTTGGGACCGAAGGAAGTCATTCAGCTACTTGATTACTTCAGGGAAATCCACCACCCCATCGTTTTTTCGATCATTCATATCCTAACGATGACAGGCATGCGTAATGAAGAGTTTACAAGACTCCGAGTCAAGGATCTTCAATACGATTCCATTACCAGCACGTATTTTTTAGAGGTACTAGGTAAAGGGAATAAAAGAAGGCAAATCCCACTGAAAGAAAAAGGAATGAATAGCATTCGCATGTTCCGTTCAGCTAGAGGGCTCGACGATATTGATGCAGCAGAAGGAGAAGACCCGCTCTTTACGACCAATACCGGCCGTGCCTACTCTCCCTCATATTTGTCTCAATACCTAACAAAAGCCATTAAGGAGAGTGGATTGCCTTTTTTGAAGTTTCGTTCCTCTTCCATTGGTCCTCATACTTTCAGGCATGCTTTTGCCATCATTTCTCACTTAAATGGAGTGGATGTCTATCAGATTATGAAGAGTCTGGGCCATGAGCAGCTCTCCACTACAGAGATTTATTTGGAGAAGGTTTTTGAAAAAGAACGACATGCGATTCATTTGTGGAAATCAGATGTGTTTGGGGAGTATATATAA
- a CDS encoding TetR/AcrR family transcriptional regulator, with amino-acid sequence MQLTREDWIKAGLQQLADEGIHKVRIEALARLLKISKGSFYHYFRDHQELLDSMLDYWEIHATKLIVQSMEQQNASLEKLLQISFNRDKKMEIGIYTWAKYDPVVAARLVDMEEQRISCVAKLYQKIGIDENESIDRARLAYLTYVGWMTRFEANPNFDIDKMVDLLINDNKCP; translated from the coding sequence ATGCAATTAACGAGGGAAGATTGGATAAAAGCAGGATTACAACAATTAGCTGATGAAGGAATACATAAAGTTCGCATTGAAGCACTTGCTCGATTGCTAAAAATAAGCAAAGGGAGCTTCTATCACTATTTTCGTGACCATCAAGAGCTTTTAGATTCTATGCTCGACTATTGGGAAATACATGCAACAAAACTGATTGTTCAAAGTATGGAGCAACAGAATGCCTCATTAGAAAAGCTATTACAGATTAGTTTTAATCGAGATAAAAAAATGGAGATTGGCATTTATACTTGGGCTAAATATGATCCTGTTGTGGCAGCACGTTTAGTAGATATGGAAGAACAAAGAATTTCTTGTGTTGCAAAATTGTATCAAAAAATCGGTATAGACGAAAATGAATCAATTGATCGAGCGAGACTTGCCTATTTAACGTATGTAGGTTGGATGACAAGGTTTGAAGCAAATCCTAATTTTGATATTGATAAAATGGTTGATCTTTTAATAAACGATAATAAATGTCCCTAA
- a CDS encoding tetratricopeptide repeat protein, giving the protein MIIRIFVSSTFSDFQQERDALQECVFPRLQEFCQVNNITFQAVDLRWGVSQEDTLKQQTMEICLKELNRCQAVSPKPNFLVLVGDRYGWQPVPERILVEESNQIETFLGEEEKELIHKWYKIDHNSVPKCYVLSERFEPYNEYSEWQKEEEKLLHAFRLGVTMLGWDNEDSRRLKYFASATEQEIMEGIKKGKENKTLWVMRNITNITPDEKFKDYLDMNSSLKSIDPYSSTMLDALKDMIDKHSSEDMLQYNTELNEDLQPCDSYLEQFCDDVFEHLVMLILERIEEEESYQEGDLNKEIKEHQLFAKKEIEFFTGRREPREMISNYLKGDSTMPFIISGVSGAGKSALMAKATEISKNIFQDSVIITRFVGVTPMSHQFYSFISSICLEIEMGYKGSPTYLPENSSWEDWLDNLKTLMKSATIEKPLFIFIDALDRFSNKEQSLSLIGAIGQLPPHVKIVVSTTQDLANRIIIDQPDLQLYNIPEMPTCEAEILLDMWLTNEGRALQENQRDYVFHQYSGCKHPLFLKLAFEKVKKWRCWENPTGIGTDIKNIIVGYIQNLERKHGEIFTERALSYLALARYGLREYEWIDLLSQDERVLKEFEQRYPDSPKVSKIPMNVFSNFYYDLQPYLTKMENGEFESYGFFHNLFQLVIEEKYNEIKDEVRSHIIKYFTDVNAWRRKAEELPWHIFKSGNWEELSEQLLNEEMLIEMCKLDKYDVLLYWSEIEKNTSIRKKSLYKKQLNDNEGLSIQYLKICTLILQQTHCLDEAELFSKKLYNKVLKEEGFDENKQLAHLSLQAAILLKQEKWDPAIIEFENVEKLSLKIGNYEAAAASLNNRAWIYQKRGIQEEALKMFEKAEEYARLVNDKEGIATYLNNQAEIYKNQGNLPLALEKYEEALKIARKLDKKAKVASYLSNIANTYGKQELYGEASKAFKEARKIALEIGDREIYATCLANEASQLVNQGNVPLAKEYYREAKEKAIEIKDSIIFTDCLIGEAHIYLLEKDERTVIKLYEEVLKILQNTKSVELIINTLPVLLVLMEKQEMWDDVLNILETWRSNFSEWGENSYVTWCEQKYQEYLKKSYEDFMKKKKGRNDLCYCGSRIKFKRCHGKNI; this is encoded by the coding sequence ATGATAATACGAATCTTTGTTAGTTCAACTTTTAGTGATTTTCAACAAGAAAGAGATGCTTTACAAGAATGTGTGTTTCCTAGGTTACAAGAATTTTGTCAGGTAAATAATATTACATTTCAAGCGGTCGATCTTCGGTGGGGAGTAAGTCAAGAAGATACTTTAAAGCAACAAACAATGGAAATTTGTTTAAAAGAATTAAACAGGTGTCAAGCAGTATCTCCTAAACCTAATTTCCTTGTATTAGTCGGCGATAGGTATGGATGGCAGCCAGTACCGGAAAGGATTTTAGTTGAAGAATCGAATCAAATAGAAACGTTTTTAGGTGAAGAAGAGAAGGAACTCATACATAAGTGGTATAAAATAGATCATAATTCTGTACCTAAATGTTATGTATTATCTGAGAGATTCGAACCTTATAATGAATACAGTGAATGGCAGAAAGAAGAGGAAAAATTACTTCATGCTTTCCGTTTAGGAGTAACCATGTTAGGGTGGGATAACGAAGATTCAAGGAGATTAAAATACTTTGCTTCTGCGACTGAACAAGAAATTATGGAAGGTATTAAAAAAGGTAAGGAAAATAAAACTCTATGGGTTATGAGAAATATAACCAATATAACTCCTGATGAAAAGTTTAAGGATTATTTAGATATGAATTCTAGTTTAAAATCAATTGATCCTTATTCCAGTACTATGCTTGATGCCTTAAAGGACATGATAGATAAACATTCTTCCGAAGATATGCTTCAATACAACACCGAATTAAATGAGGATTTGCAGCCATGTGATTCCTACCTTGAACAATTTTGTGATGACGTTTTTGAACATCTCGTTATGCTTATTTTAGAGCGGATAGAAGAAGAGGAATCGTATCAGGAAGGAGATTTAAACAAGGAGATAAAGGAACATCAACTCTTTGCAAAAAAGGAAATTGAGTTTTTTACGGGAAGAAGAGAACCCAGAGAGATGATTTCCAATTATCTTAAAGGTGATTCCACGATGCCATTTATAATCTCTGGAGTATCTGGTGCTGGAAAGTCAGCCTTGATGGCAAAAGCAACGGAAATATCAAAGAATATTTTTCAAGACTCTGTCATCATAACGAGATTTGTTGGAGTTACCCCAATGTCCCACCAATTCTACAGTTTTATTTCAAGTATTTGCTTAGAAATAGAAATGGGATACAAGGGGAGTCCCACTTATTTACCAGAAAATAGTAGTTGGGAAGATTGGTTGGACAATCTAAAAACCCTAATGAAATCTGCTACAATTGAAAAGCCCTTGTTTATCTTTATTGATGCATTGGATAGATTCTCCAATAAAGAACAGTCTCTATCCCTTATAGGTGCCATTGGCCAATTGCCACCACATGTAAAGATTGTTGTATCAACTACACAGGATTTGGCTAACAGGATTATAATTGATCAACCTGATTTACAGCTGTATAATATACCGGAAATGCCTACATGTGAAGCTGAAATTTTATTAGATATGTGGCTAACAAATGAAGGTAGAGCATTACAAGAGAACCAGCGAGACTATGTATTTCATCAATATTCAGGGTGTAAACATCCATTATTTTTAAAACTAGCATTCGAAAAAGTGAAAAAATGGAGATGTTGGGAAAATCCAACCGGGATTGGAACGGATATCAAGAATATCATAGTTGGTTATATTCAAAATTTAGAACGTAAACATGGGGAGATTTTTACTGAACGTGCACTATCTTATTTGGCATTGGCAAGGTATGGTTTGAGAGAATATGAATGGATTGATTTACTTTCACAAGATGAGCGAGTTCTGAAAGAGTTTGAACAACGCTATCCTGATTCACCAAAGGTTTCCAAAATCCCTATGAATGTATTCTCTAATTTTTACTATGACCTGCAACCGTACTTAACCAAGATGGAAAACGGGGAGTTTGAAAGTTACGGTTTCTTTCATAACCTATTCCAATTGGTTATTGAGGAGAAGTACAATGAAATAAAGGACGAAGTGAGAAGCCATATCATTAAATACTTTACCGATGTTAATGCATGGCGTAGAAAAGCAGAGGAACTCCCATGGCATATCTTTAAAAGTGGGAACTGGGAGGAATTATCAGAACAGCTTTTAAATGAGGAAATGCTAATTGAAATGTGCAAACTGGACAAGTACGATGTTCTTTTATACTGGAGTGAAATCGAAAAGAATACATCTATTCGAAAGAAATCTTTATACAAAAAACAATTAAATGACAATGAGGGTTTATCTATACAATATTTAAAGATTTGCACTTTGATTTTACAACAAACACATTGTTTGGATGAAGCTGAACTATTTTCAAAAAAGCTGTATAACAAAGTTTTAAAAGAAGAGGGTTTTGATGAAAACAAACAATTAGCACATCTAAGTCTTCAAGCAGCTATATTATTAAAGCAAGAGAAATGGGATCCAGCTATAATTGAATTTGAAAATGTGGAGAAATTATCATTGAAGATTGGCAATTATGAAGCTGCGGCTGCTAGTTTAAATAACAGGGCCTGGATCTATCAAAAAAGGGGAATTCAAGAAGAGGCACTAAAAATGTTTGAAAAGGCAGAGGAATATGCCCGTTTAGTTAATGATAAAGAAGGGATTGCTACTTATCTAAATAATCAGGCAGAGATATATAAAAACCAAGGTAACCTTCCGCTTGCCTTAGAAAAGTATGAAGAAGCCCTTAAAATTGCTCGAAAGCTCGACAAAAAGGCAAAGGTTGCATCTTATTTAAGCAATATTGCTAATACTTATGGAAAACAGGAATTGTATGGTGAAGCATCGAAAGCTTTTAAAGAAGCAAGGAAAATAGCACTAGAAATTGGCGACCGAGAAATCTATGCCACATGTTTAGCTAATGAAGCAAGTCAACTTGTAAATCAGGGGAATGTCCCTTTAGCAAAGGAATATTATAGGGAAGCAAAAGAAAAAGCAATAGAAATAAAAGATTCGATCATCTTTACTGATTGTTTAATTGGTGAGGCTCATATCTATTTATTAGAAAAGGATGAGCGGACTGTTATTAAACTGTATGAAGAAGTCTTGAAGATTCTTCAAAATACGAAATCGGTAGAGTTAATCATTAACACTTTACCGGTCCTTCTTGTCTTAATGGAAAAACAGGAGATGTGGGATGACGTACTAAATATTCTTGAAACCTGGAGAAGTAATTTCTCAGAATGGGGGGAAAACTCTTACGTAACATGGTGTGAGCAAAAATATCAAGAATATCTAAAAAAATCTTACGAAGATTTTATGAAAAAGAAAAAAGGAAGAAATGATTTATGTTATTGTGGAAGTAGGATAAAATTTAAAAGATGCCATGGAAAAAATATTTAA
- a CDS encoding helix-turn-helix domain-containing protein yields MNKLNHKKNTPTVSYEIEESVYVLQTCTEEEDPESFYYFKQFEKKEGVILEVIEHPRLQYRVKFGQAEAVLYHEELTNGNQRDVPITGTDKQEGWEGDKVEWYTQKEVADLLGVSKATVYHYGKQKKIIKILDPHRLHKEARYQKVEVDRLVYEKQSLPTGMSPNEVAKKLGLSVQSVYKYIQDGSIKAEAVPYGDERITYVISETAYLEAEKSLKPSEIQRPKKYEYYDSKNDIVLYQRFHSNKIPEARVIRNEEKVFGFYLPNIQKWLTYEEGMKNYALKPSYSIHQSTLDYKGYVELQVPKNEVVFYPFLDYLYEIWGMENIRLREQNETVLLYVRAGEKPLISEVFGMADILPYLINGEMHHEDDTLILRSPNRKTSFELPIELLETISDLAEQEGISISKWVEKKLSSIIK; encoded by the coding sequence ATGAATAAACTAAACCATAAAAAAAACACACCGACTGTATCCTATGAAATTGAGGAATCTGTTTATGTTCTCCAAACATGTACGGAAGAAGAAGATCCAGAGAGTTTTTACTACTTTAAACAATTTGAAAAAAAAGAAGGCGTGATTTTGGAAGTGATCGAACACCCCCGTCTCCAATATCGTGTGAAATTTGGCCAAGCGGAAGCAGTCTTGTATCATGAGGAATTGACGAATGGGAACCAACGGGATGTTCCCATAACAGGAACGGATAAGCAAGAAGGATGGGAGGGGGATAAAGTGGAATGGTATACACAAAAAGAAGTAGCTGATTTATTAGGCGTATCCAAGGCAACGGTCTACCATTATGGAAAGCAGAAGAAAATCATTAAAATTTTGGACCCACATCGATTACATAAAGAGGCCCGTTATCAAAAAGTGGAAGTGGATCGATTAGTCTATGAAAAACAATCTTTACCTACTGGCATGAGCCCAAATGAAGTTGCAAAGAAATTGGGGTTATCTGTACAAAGTGTTTATAAATATATACAAGATGGTTCAATAAAAGCTGAGGCCGTCCCTTATGGTGATGAAAGAATCACGTATGTAATTTCGGAAACAGCCTATTTGGAAGCAGAGAAATCACTTAAACCATCTGAAATACAGCGACCGAAAAAATATGAATATTATGATTCGAAAAATGATATTGTTTTGTATCAAAGATTTCATTCGAATAAAATACCAGAGGCGCGTGTGATTCGTAATGAAGAAAAAGTATTTGGTTTCTACTTACCCAATATACAAAAGTGGTTGACGTATGAAGAAGGAATGAAAAATTATGCCTTAAAGCCATCATACTCGATCCATCAATCAACTTTGGATTATAAAGGATATGTTGAGCTTCAGGTACCAAAAAATGAAGTTGTATTTTATCCATTCCTTGACTATTTATATGAAATTTGGGGAATGGAAAACATTCGACTTAGAGAACAAAATGAAACAGTTTTACTCTACGTCAGGGCAGGAGAAAAGCCGTTAATATCTGAGGTGTTTGGTATGGCTGATATCCTACCGTATTTAATCAATGGAGAAATGCATCATGAAGATGATACTTTGATATTACGTAGTCCAAATAGAAAAACTAGTTTTGAATTACCTATCGAATTGTTAGAAACAATTTCAGATTTAGCTGAACAAGAAGGGATTAGTATCAGTAAATGGGTTGAGAAAAAATTATCGTCGATAATAAAATAA
- a CDS encoding restriction endonuclease PLD domain-containing protein → MKLLNNIYSNHYNDIKNILLDADELKIISPFLMESFDDFFSQLNGKGIKHISLTTTLKDNNPDLFKKSNSLYSFCLNCKKNKISYSVHIDNKLHGKIYISLKSGTPLQGIITSANFTNSGLESNHEWGVLIDDTNQLLKLISEIKSVESRALSSNELEEVIKKIDAFSQASIIPKETKISLTVSDIINKRRHKVTSDKRYFIKPVGVSAEPFSEHRRLSTDIQVLHFSKRKPTSVREGDILICYGVGTAKLLGYFEVIEDPYYLEGTSSRWPWEVKAKNLCPEYSERWNMFNNTISTIQTSYDSSLPITKNNRGRTLGALNFGVDKIQLTEEFASHVINIIEDSI, encoded by the coding sequence ATGAAACTATTAAATAATATTTATTCTAATCATTACAATGATATTAAAAATATCCTTTTAGATGCAGATGAACTTAAGATAATAAGTCCATTCTTAATGGAGTCATTTGATGATTTCTTTAGCCAATTAAATGGCAAGGGTATCAAACATATTTCGTTGACAACTACCTTAAAAGATAATAATCCCGATTTATTTAAAAAATCCAACTCACTATATTCCTTTTGCTTGAATTGTAAAAAGAATAAAATTAGTTACAGTGTTCATATAGACAATAAATTACATGGAAAGATATACATATCCTTAAAGTCAGGAACACCATTACAAGGTATAATTACTTCTGCTAATTTTACTAATTCTGGATTAGAAAGTAATCATGAATGGGGAGTGTTAATTGACGACACTAATCAATTATTAAAATTAATTAGTGAAATTAAGAGTGTTGAAAGCAGAGCCTTATCTTCAAATGAATTAGAGGAAGTAATAAAAAAGATAGATGCTTTTTCACAAGCATCTATTATTCCTAAAGAAACGAAAATAAGTTTAACTGTAAGCGATATAATCAATAAAAGAAGGCATAAAGTTACATCTGATAAACGATACTTTATTAAGCCTGTTGGTGTGTCTGCCGAGCCTTTTTCTGAACATAGAAGACTATCAACAGATATACAGGTGCTTCATTTCTCTAAAAGAAAACCTACTTCTGTAAGAGAAGGAGATATACTAATCTGTTATGGTGTAGGGACAGCTAAGCTTTTGGGTTATTTTGAGGTTATTGAAGATCCCTACTATTTGGAGGGAACGTCTAGTAGATGGCCCTGGGAAGTAAAGGCAAAAAACCTTTGTCCAGAATATAGCGAAAGATGGAATATGTTTAATAACACTATTTCTACTATTCAGACATCATACGACTCATCATTACCAATTACAAAAAATAATCGTGGTAGAACTCTTGGCGCTTTAAATTTTGGAGTTGATAAAATTCAACTAACTGAAGAATTTGCTAGCCATGTAATAAATATTATTGAAGATTCAATATAA